In a genomic window of Coprococcus eutactus:
- a CDS encoding SpoIIIAH-like family protein: protein MRRVSGKNRLAIIALAVMIGVAGYMSFADAGKDKKTKKNGKEQVEVISYDEVAGSDSKNVADGSENIAADEAQDTDEGLSEDMELNGPEEEIGDAVLTSASAKAVTNNMASVKLTREQNRSKSRETLMDIIGDEALSDEAKKEAADTYVRLNDTIEMETDIETVLAAKGYTDVVVTIGDESVDVTLGAAELDDAERAQIEDIVTRKTGYNISNVAISMMDGK from the coding sequence ATGAGAAGAGTGAGTGGTAAAAACAGACTTGCGATAATAGCACTTGCAGTTATGATCGGTGTGGCTGGTTATATGAGCTTTGCAGATGCGGGAAAGGACAAAAAGACAAAAAAGAACGGCAAGGAACAGGTCGAGGTCATAAGCTATGATGAAGTTGCGGGAAGTGACAGCAAAAATGTGGCAGATGGAAGTGAAAACATTGCTGCTGATGAAGCGCAGGATACAGATGAGGGACTATCGGAGGATATGGAGCTCAACGGTCCGGAGGAAGAGATAGGCGATGCGGTGCTCACCAGTGCCAGTGCAAAGGCTGTCACAAACAATATGGCATCTGTCAAACTCACAAGGGAGCAGAACAGGTCAAAGAGCAGAGAGACACTCATGGATATCATAGGTGATGAGGCGCTCAGCGATGAGGCAAAGAAAGAGGCGGCTGATACATATGTCAGATTAAATGACACGATAGAGATGGAGACTGATATAGAGACTGTGCTGGCGGCAAAGGGATACACAGATGTAGTAGTCACGATAGGAGACGAGTCGGTCGATGTGACACTTGGCGCAGCAGAGCTAGATGATGCGGAGAGGGCACAGATAGAGGACATAGTGACACGTAAAACCGGTTATAATATCAGCAATGTGGCAATATCTATGATGGATGGCAAGTAG
- a CDS encoding Asp23/Gls24 family envelope stress response protein — MSMSDTVQNGAATDALDNKKDEIVQIDKVQDGSYNIEENNSLGKVQIADDVVAIIAGLAAGEVEGVYRLTGSISNELASKFGKKNPAKGVKVELLPGKVKVDIAIEVLYEYSIPSVSAQVQDKVKQAIETMTGLSVEQVNIRIAGVRVSDAR; from the coding sequence ATGAGTATGAGTGATACAGTACAGAACGGCGCAGCAACTGATGCCCTGGACAATAAAAAAGACGAGATAGTTCAGATAGATAAGGTTCAGGACGGTTCATATAATATTGAGGAGAATAACTCTCTTGGCAAGGTACAGATAGCAGATGATGTTGTTGCTATCATAGCAGGTCTTGCTGCTGGAGAGGTGGAAGGTGTATACAGACTTACCGGAAGTATTTCAAATGAGCTTGCTTCGAAATTTGGCAAGAAGAATCCGGCAAAGGGAGTCAAGGTGGAACTGCTTCCGGGAAAAGTCAAAGTGGATATTGCTATAGAAGTGCTCTATGAGTACAGTATTCCATCGGTATCTGCACAGGTTCAGGATAAGGTCAAGCAGGCTATAGAGACCATGACAGGACTTTCTGTTGAGCAGGTCAACATCAGGATAGCAGGTGTGCGTGTCAGTGACGCCAGGTAG
- the xseA gene encoding exodeoxyribonuclease VII large subunit, whose amino-acid sequence MPQNNIYTVQELNRRIQDLISGEPWLGNLCVEGEITGFGRDKKGHCYFSLKDSSGVISAVMFAGKQRYGLGFTPKNGDKVHAFGRVEVYVRDGKYQLYVDRLVRVGDGEVNANLQKLIAKLEGMGLFSQEYKKPIPRYPRKIGVVTAGNKAAISDICKVAKTRDPYAQLYCYPATVQGQYAAADISRGIEILDGMGMDVIIVGRGGGSAEDLWAFNEEQVAWAIFNAETPIITATGHEIDTTVADMVADKRESNPSTAVMHALPVVKETVSEFEQRYLYIKALMDNRMEKYRRNLDGYARQLRLLSPEAQLGAQREKLDRLQETMKSLMSARLSSAHDRCERMSERLEGGMYRKYELRLNALAVMTERLHGLSPTAKLVNGFGYIASADQPVTSVGDVEPGSDIEITVHDGKILASVTDINGFR is encoded by the coding sequence ATGCCACAGAATAATATATATACAGTTCAGGAACTCAATCGCAGGATCCAGGATCTGATCAGCGGGGAACCGTGGCTGGGCAATCTGTGTGTGGAGGGTGAGATAACAGGATTTGGACGTGATAAGAAAGGTCATTGTTATTTCTCTCTCAAGGATTCCAGTGGAGTTATATCCGCTGTGATGTTCGCCGGTAAGCAGAGATACGGTTTGGGTTTCACACCGAAGAATGGCGACAAGGTTCATGCCTTTGGCCGGGTGGAAGTGTATGTGCGTGATGGAAAATATCAGCTCTATGTGGACAGGCTTGTGCGAGTGGGCGATGGTGAGGTTAATGCCAATCTGCAAAAGCTCATTGCAAAGCTTGAAGGCATGGGGCTTTTTTCACAGGAATACAAGAAACCGATACCTCGATATCCCAGGAAGATAGGAGTTGTGACGGCTGGAAATAAGGCTGCGATAAGCGACATATGTAAGGTAGCAAAGACAAGGGATCCGTATGCCCAGCTGTATTGTTATCCCGCGACGGTGCAGGGACAATATGCCGCGGCGGATATATCAAGAGGAATAGAGATACTGGATGGCATGGGTATGGATGTCATAATCGTTGGTCGTGGAGGCGGATCTGCGGAGGATCTGTGGGCGTTCAACGAGGAACAGGTTGCATGGGCCATATTCAATGCTGAGACACCGATCATCACTGCGACAGGACATGAGATTGACACGACGGTTGCAGATATGGTTGCGGATAAGAGAGAGTCCAACCCATCCACGGCGGTCATGCATGCACTTCCGGTGGTGAAGGAGACTGTTTCGGAGTTTGAACAGAGATATCTGTACATCAAGGCACTTATGGATAATCGGATGGAGAAGTATCGAAGAAATCTGGACGGCTATGCGAGACAGTTAAGGCTGCTGAGCCCGGAGGCACAGCTTGGGGCGCAGAGAGAGAAGCTTGACAGACTTCAGGAGACGATGAAGTCCCTTATGAGTGCAAGGCTGAGCAGCGCTCATGACAGGTGCGAAAGGATGAGTGAGAGACTTGAGGGCGGAATGTACAGAAAATACGAGCTGCGACTCAATGCTCTTGCGGTTATGACGGAGAGGTTACACGGACTCTCACCTACAGCCAAGCTTGTTAACGGATTTGGATATATAGCATCGGCAGATCAGCCAGTCACATCTGTGGGGGATGTAGAGCCGGGCAGCGATATTGAGATAACAGTACACGATGGAAAGATATTGGCGTCTGTTACGGACATTAATGGATTTCGATAG
- the xseB gene encoding exodeoxyribonuclease VII small subunit, which translates to MAEDIQKTAAGSDEQSLGDMSIEEAFGRLDEIAAILENAQTGLRESLDVYAEGVQLINRCRNYLCDVEKEMITLSGQEDE; encoded by the coding sequence ATGGCAGAAGATATACAGAAAACGGCAGCAGGATCTGATGAACAGTCACTCGGAGACATGTCCATAGAGGAAGCTTTTGGAAGACTTGACGAGATAGCCGCCATACTTGAGAATGCACAGACAGGACTCAGGGAATCTCTGGATGTGTATGCGGAAGGCGTCCAGCTTATAAACAGATGCAGAAATTATCTCTGTGACGTTGAGAAGGAGATGATAACACTCTCCGGTCAGGAGGATGAATGA
- a CDS encoding polyprenyl synthetase family protein, translated as MMSVKSESYNDAYSAEQKKSLDKAIAERAERIDGIVAGYLPKVEGFPRTVCEAMAYSVEAGGKRLRPMLMEETYRMLGGSTDVVKPFMAAIEMIHTYSLIHDDLPALDNDDYRRGRQTSHVVFGEAMAILAGDALLNYAYETACKAFDLDEDARKVSEALRILARKPGVYGMLGGQVVDVEMTGRTLTREQLEYVYENKTGALIEASMMIGAVLAGADSEQVEAVEKIASDIGMAFQVQDDILDVCGDSMVLGKPTLSDEENGKITYVTIHGIEKSRQYVRDLSERAVRELEEMDGDSEFLRKLVLWLINRQK; from the coding sequence ATGATGAGCGTAAAGAGTGAGTCATATAATGATGCATACAGTGCAGAGCAGAAGAAATCACTTGATAAAGCGATCGCTGAACGCGCGGAGCGCATAGATGGGATAGTCGCAGGGTATCTCCCAAAGGTGGAGGGATTTCCGAGAACTGTTTGCGAGGCTATGGCATATTCTGTGGAGGCTGGCGGCAAGCGCCTGAGGCCTATGCTTATGGAAGAGACATACAGGATGCTTGGCGGCAGCACAGATGTGGTAAAGCCGTTTATGGCAGCGATAGAGATGATACATACATATTCGCTCATACATGATGATCTGCCAGCCCTCGATAACGATGATTATAGAAGGGGCAGACAGACGTCACATGTGGTGTTTGGTGAGGCTATGGCGATCCTTGCCGGTGATGCTCTTCTGAACTATGCGTATGAGACCGCATGCAAGGCATTTGATCTGGATGAAGATGCGCGCAAGGTTTCTGAAGCTCTGCGGATACTTGCTAGAAAGCCAGGAGTTTACGGCATGCTCGGAGGCCAGGTGGTGGATGTCGAGATGACGGGAAGAACGCTTACCAGGGAACAGCTTGAATATGTGTATGAGAACAAGACTGGAGCCCTCATAGAGGCATCTATGATGATAGGTGCGGTCCTTGCAGGTGCGGATAGTGAACAGGTTGAGGCTGTTGAGAAGATCGCATCAGATATCGGAATGGCATTTCAGGTTCAGGACGATATACTGGATGTTTGCGGGGACAGTATGGTCCTGGGAAAGCCAACTTTGAGTGATGAGGAGAACGGCAAGATCACATACGTCACGATACATGGAATAGAGAAGTCCAGACAGTATGTCAGGGACTTATCGGAGAGAGCGGTAAGAGAATTGGAAGAGATGGACGGTGACAGTGAGTTCCTGAGGAAGCTTGTACTCTGGCTGATAAACAGGCAGAAATAA
- the nusB gene encoding transcription antitermination factor NusB produces the protein MTRREIRDKIFKIVFTAEFNTQEEMKEQLELAFDTEMPGDEEDDPMLYASVSEKDKEYITDKVMDILAHKDAIDNTISEISEGWKLPRIGKEELAILRLGVYEVVYDETIPEKVAINEAVELAKKYCDVSASKFVNALLAKLVKKEESGNATE, from the coding sequence ATGACAAGAAGAGAGATAAGAGACAAGATATTCAAGATCGTATTTACAGCAGAGTTCAATACTCAGGAAGAGATGAAGGAACAGCTTGAGCTGGCATTTGACACGGAGATGCCTGGGGATGAGGAAGACGATCCTATGCTGTATGCGTCTGTATCGGAGAAGGACAAAGAATATATAACAGATAAGGTTATGGATATACTTGCCCATAAGGATGCCATAGACAACACGATATCAGAGATATCAGAGGGATGGAAGCTTCCGAGAATAGGCAAGGAGGAACTTGCTATCCTCAGACTTGGTGTATATGAGGTAGTTTATGATGAGACCATTCCTGAGAAGGTAGCCATAAACGAGGCGGTTGAACTTGCAAAGAAATATTGTGATGTCTCAGCAAGCAAATTTGTGAATGCACTTCTTGCAAAACTAGTAAAAAAGGAAGAAAGCGGTAATGCCACAGAATAA